The following proteins are co-located in the Pseudoalteromonas sp. N1230-9 genome:
- a CDS encoding sensor domain-containing diguanylate cyclase gives MVHLPTIISISILLNLIIGAFLLSLYFLRKQSSYLYWGSSCLIFVLAQITASLRLFIDLPFITHYIADLLIISAPLAAILGIHAYTQSEKQKLKLCAYLLGASAIVLLPLYSNSINQLITTAVIAACFSYAAYALRKLNVEHIIHLVLLQLCFVLHACIMLLQLGLLVIDGLNIFTFDFSQILAIILLSHIVITTLTAMIWPLLMFLESEQILSDLANRDPLTGLLNRRAFLTISNNYLEQANNNLTELCALMIDIDFFKKVNDQYGHDTGDEALKWVANKIKSQLREGDLIARIGGEEFAVLLTNTSLQKGQILSERIRVAINSETFIHQQHKIKLSISVGIITHKSGSNNINELLAQADKGLYKAKSNGRNQVVMMAF, from the coding sequence ATGGTGCACCTACCCACCATTATTAGTATCTCAATTTTATTGAACCTGATAATTGGTGCTTTTTTACTGTCTTTGTATTTTTTAAGAAAGCAGTCTAGCTATTTGTACTGGGGGAGCTCATGCCTAATTTTTGTGTTAGCGCAAATTACAGCCTCTTTAAGGCTCTTTATAGACCTGCCATTTATCACCCATTACATAGCAGACTTACTCATAATTTCAGCTCCGTTAGCAGCTATTTTGGGTATACATGCGTATACGCAATCCGAAAAACAAAAGTTAAAGTTGTGCGCTTATTTATTGGGCGCTAGTGCAATCGTATTATTACCTTTGTATAGCAACTCAATTAATCAACTTATAACAACAGCAGTGATTGCTGCATGTTTTAGTTATGCGGCTTATGCACTAAGAAAACTCAATGTCGAGCACATTATTCACTTGGTCCTGTTACAGCTATGTTTTGTATTGCATGCTTGCATTATGCTCTTACAGCTAGGGCTATTAGTGATAGATGGGCTTAATATATTTACTTTCGATTTCTCACAAATACTCGCCATCATCTTACTGAGTCACATTGTGATAACCACACTAACGGCGATGATTTGGCCCTTATTAATGTTTTTAGAGTCTGAGCAAATTTTAAGTGACTTGGCCAATAGAGACCCACTAACAGGCTTACTAAACAGACGCGCGTTTTTAACTATTAGCAATAATTATTTAGAACAAGCCAACAATAACTTAACCGAACTCTGTGCACTAATGATCGATATCGACTTTTTTAAAAAAGTGAACGACCAATATGGTCATGATACTGGCGATGAAGCATTAAAATGGGTCGCCAATAAAATTAAATCGCAACTTAGGGAAGGCGATCTTATCGCACGAATTGGAGGCGAAGAATTTGCCGTACTGCTCACTAACACCAGTTTACAAAAAGGCCAAATACTGTCTGAGCGCATACGAGTAGCGATTAATAGTGAAACGTTTATACATCAGCAGCACAAAATAAAGCTATCGATTAGCGTTGGCATAATTACACATAAATCTGGCAGCAATAACATTAACGAATTACTCGCCCAAGCAGACAAAGGGCTTTATAAAGCCAAAAGTAATGGCCGCAACCAAGTAGTCATGATGGCCTTTTAG
- a CDS encoding TIGR01777 family oxidoreductase, which yields MHILLTGGTGLIGKHLCPFLLNHHKVTVLSRNPIQANVLLTHQVHAVQTLDEVDFEDIDAVINLAGEPIVNKRWSELQKHTLFESRVNLTQQISKAINRCESPPHTFISGSAIGFYGRQNDNHIDEEFNDIYPEFSHVLCRDWEHAATKAESEKTRVCLLRTGIVLAKQGGALSKMLPAFKFGLGGPLGHGQQGMSWIHIDDMIQLILFILTHEDIHGPINATAPDPVSNNVFSQTLGSVLSRPAMLRMPGWVLKLMMGEMSDLLLHGQFVLPKKVLAHNYRFHYPTLKPALESLKL from the coding sequence ATGCATATTTTGTTAACCGGTGGAACGGGATTGATTGGTAAACACTTGTGCCCTTTTTTACTTAATCATCATAAAGTAACTGTACTTAGTCGTAACCCAATTCAGGCAAATGTGCTGCTTACACATCAGGTACATGCTGTACAGACACTCGATGAAGTCGACTTTGAAGACATCGATGCGGTGATAAATTTAGCGGGCGAGCCTATTGTAAATAAACGCTGGAGTGAATTACAAAAGCACACACTTTTTGAGAGTCGAGTCAATCTAACACAGCAAATTAGCAAAGCTATTAATCGCTGTGAGTCACCTCCTCATACTTTTATATCTGGTAGTGCAATTGGTTTTTACGGCCGTCAAAATGATAATCATATTGATGAAGAATTTAATGATATCTACCCTGAGTTTAGTCATGTGCTGTGCCGTGATTGGGAGCATGCAGCTACAAAAGCAGAATCAGAAAAAACACGAGTATGCCTGTTAAGAACCGGCATCGTGCTTGCTAAACAAGGCGGTGCCTTATCAAAAATGCTACCCGCATTCAAGTTTGGCTTAGGTGGGCCACTCGGTCATGGGCAACAAGGTATGTCGTGGATACACATTGATGACATGATCCAACTTATTTTATTTATACTCACACACGAAGACATTCATGGCCCTATTAACGCAACCGCTCCCGACCCTGTGAGTAATAATGTGTTTAGCCAAACCTTAGGCAGTGTACTGTCGCGACCAGCGATGCTTAGAATGCCTGGTTGGGTATTAAAGCTGATGATGGGTGAAATGTCAGACCTACTACTACATGGGCAATTCGTACTGCCCAAAAAAGTGCTCGCACATAATTACCGTTTTCATTATCCAACCCTTAAACCAGCACTGGAAAGTCTAAAATTGTAA
- a CDS encoding LysR family transcriptional regulator has product MDLRHISFRLLEVFMCVVKTRSISETARQLYLTQPTVSQQIKRLQETVNEPLIVVNQQRIHVTEAGFALFQTCQQVFGHFDDYRDYLAELRGGERGQCKIAIVNTAQYILPKLLGPYSNLHPHVELPLEIGNRAEVLARFERGEDDIYVFSHPPSLEHAKAARFLQNPLVFIAPKNHHLALQKNVNLKALVTERFLLREPGSATRMLFESELQSRGFVLSNTVQMASNEAIRVSVGSGMGLGVVSRHVLPAHDTSFCILNVADVQIASHWYFVVRTDRHLSHAARSFLKFAELNLEQCLDKAWITNELSTLNDSLGY; this is encoded by the coding sequence ATGGATCTAAGGCATATCTCTTTTCGTTTATTAGAAGTGTTTATGTGTGTTGTTAAAACACGCTCTATTAGTGAAACGGCGAGGCAACTATACTTAACGCAACCTACGGTATCGCAGCAAATAAAACGCTTGCAAGAAACAGTCAATGAGCCATTAATTGTTGTTAACCAACAGCGTATACATGTGACAGAAGCGGGCTTTGCACTTTTTCAGACATGCCAGCAAGTGTTTGGGCACTTTGATGATTACCGAGACTACTTAGCCGAGCTCAGAGGGGGGGAGCGTGGTCAATGCAAGATTGCTATTGTGAATACTGCGCAATATATTCTACCTAAGCTCTTGGGCCCTTATAGTAATTTACATCCGCACGTTGAATTACCACTTGAAATTGGTAATCGTGCTGAGGTGTTAGCTCGTTTTGAAAGAGGGGAAGATGATATTTATGTTTTCAGTCATCCGCCTTCGTTGGAGCACGCAAAAGCTGCGCGTTTTTTACAAAATCCATTGGTTTTTATTGCGCCAAAAAACCATCACCTTGCTTTGCAAAAAAATGTAAATCTAAAAGCGTTAGTAACGGAGCGTTTTTTATTACGAGAACCAGGTTCTGCTACGCGTATGTTATTTGAAAGTGAACTACAAAGTAGGGGCTTTGTATTAAGTAACACTGTGCAAATGGCAAGTAATGAAGCTATTCGTGTATCGGTTGGCTCGGGTATGGGCTTGGGGGTTGTTTCTCGGCATGTTTTACCTGCGCATGACACTTCGTTTTGCATCCTCAATGTGGCCGATGTTCAGATTGCAAGTCATTGGTATTTTGTTGTTAGAACTGACCGGCATTTATCGCACGCTGCAAGGAGCTTTTTAAAGTTTGCTGAGTTAAATCTAGAGCAATGCTTAGATAAAGCTTGGATAACAAATGAATTAAGTACGCTCAACGACAGCCTTGGTTATTAA